The following proteins are encoded in a genomic region of Oncorhynchus kisutch isolate 150728-3 linkage group LG4, Okis_V2, whole genome shotgun sequence:
- the LOC116374032 gene encoding myelin and lymphocyte protein, with protein MASSTSSNPLSSGTSVFTTVPDLFFIPEFIFGGLVWTLVASTKVLIANPQGWVMFVSVFCFIFTTLWFLIFISGANKSSIWPTLDVVYHSLAAFFYLSAAVVQAYITISLKSVTSMFFKEYQLDIAAVVMCYVVTLLYALHAIFSTMRWKSSS; from the exons ATGGCTTCCAGCACCTCCAGTAACCCTCTGTCCAGTGGCACCAGTGTGTTCACCACTGTTCCAGACCTCTTCTTCATCCCTGAGTTT ataTTCGGAGGTCTGGTGTGGACTCTGGTGGCCTCCACAAAGGTGCTGATTGCGAACCCTCAGGGCTGGGtgatgtttgtctctgtgttctgCTTCATCTTCACTACCCTGTGGTTCCTCATCTTCATCAGTGGAGCCAATAAGAGCAGCATCTGGCCTACACTG gatgttgtgtatcatTCCCTTGCAGCCTTCTTCTACCTCAGTGCAGCAGTGGTACAGGCCTACATCACCATTAGTCTGAAATCAGTTACCAGTATGTTCTTCAAAGAATACCAATTGGATATTGCTGCAGTG GTGATGTGTTATGTGGTGACTCTGCTCTACGCCCTCCATGCCATCTTCTCTACGATGAGATGGAAGAGTTCCTCATGA